Proteins encoded in a region of the Muribaculum gordoncarteri genome:
- a CDS encoding plasmid partition protein ParG codes for MLAGATTVDTATRASNKRPTSFNIDQELQSRFKAACATRGKSMSSVIEDFILRYITEQ; via the coding sequence ATGCTCGCTGGGGCAACCACAGTAGATACAGCCACAAGAGCATCTAACAAGCGTCCAACGTCATTCAATATAGACCAAGAACTACAGTCTCGCTTCAAGGCAGCATGTGCCACAAGAGGCAAATCTATGTCCAGTGTAATCGAGGACTTTATCCTCAGATATATAACAGAACAATGA
- a CDS encoding radical SAM protein, giving the protein MIIKLSPSYTIRNQKNCSYIVRVDKIINNDTNEFGAIPIPPFIGYILSRLGRDELDRDLMLLSDEMGITKNAIHNFVAQLLPNQDNRGNKEFKLSDTFSIVFPSNLLEVCESVEETSFFETEDFNWSQEFIPQRPSMPLSVNLMVTTLCNTSCCYCYANRSLTPLMSTVEIVDIIKELKKKGVVNLTLTGGDIFAHKDWSVILEEVINAGYKPFLSTKTPLSPTDLKVLHDLGYTEIQFSLDSDDPCVLKELIKVDEDYINHVITMFEACSKHGISILIRSVLTKKNGSLESVARLYNFLSNYSCVKEWIMTPAFFSEYKKQQYAEIEIDNDSLKAIYDFSKKHSSNFRIGLNKISSDGYVLQKCNTVSEFVLS; this is encoded by the coding sequence ATGATTATAAAGCTATCACCATCTTATACAATAAGAAATCAAAAAAATTGCTCTTACATTGTAAGGGTTGACAAAATCATAAACAACGACACCAATGAATTTGGGGCTATTCCTATTCCCCCATTTATTGGATATATCCTTTCACGTTTGGGTAGAGATGAGTTAGATCGTGATCTCATGCTCTTATCAGACGAAATGGGTATCACAAAAAATGCTATACATAATTTCGTAGCACAGCTTCTTCCAAACCAAGATAATCGAGGTAATAAAGAGTTTAAACTTAGTGATACATTCTCTATCGTTTTCCCTTCCAATTTATTAGAGGTATGTGAAAGTGTAGAGGAGACAAGTTTTTTTGAAACCGAAGATTTTAATTGGAGTCAGGAGTTCATACCTCAAAGACCGTCAATGCCATTATCTGTAAATTTAATGGTAACAACTTTATGCAACACTTCATGCTGCTATTGTTATGCAAATAGATCTCTGACACCGCTTATGTCTACAGTTGAAATTGTAGACATAATCAAAGAACTCAAAAAGAAAGGAGTAGTTAATCTAACACTTACAGGTGGTGACATATTTGCGCATAAAGACTGGAGTGTTATTTTAGAAGAGGTTATCAATGCCGGATATAAACCATTCCTATCTACAAAAACACCCCTATCCCCTACAGACTTAAAAGTTCTTCATGATCTAGGCTATACCGAAATTCAATTTTCTTTGGACTCAGATGATCCATGCGTTTTAAAGGAACTCATAAAAGTTGATGAAGATTATATAAACCATGTTATAACTATGTTTGAAGCATGTTCTAAACATGGTATCAGCATTCTGATTCGTAGTGTTCTTACAAAGAAAAATGGGTCTCTCGAATCAGTTGCACGACTGTATAACTTTCTTTCTAACTACTCTTGCGTTAAAGAGTGGATAATGACTCCTGCTTTTTTCTCCGAATACAAGAAGCAACAGTACGCTGAAATTGAGATTGACAATGATAGTCTTAAAGCTATCTACGACTTTTCAAAGAAACACTCTTCAAATTTTCGTATTGGACTAAATAAGATATCTTCTGACGGATACGTACTGCAGAAATGCAACACTGTTTCAGAATTTGTTTTGTCGTAA